The Deinococcus aquiradiocola genome contains a region encoding:
- a CDS encoding FAD binding domain-containing protein: MYTTDFDYHRATSVQNALELLAANDGAKLLAGGHSLVPSMKLRLASPTALIDISQVEEMQGIRQEGDRIIIGAGTTHAQILRSDLLKELCPILPDAADWIGDPMVRNCGTIGGALAHADPAADYPASILALEADLKLVSRDGERVVNARDFFHGMFETAAREGEILTEIHVPVLQGAKMAYAKFPHPASHYAIVGVAAVLTDSGARLALTGAGAKAVRLPRVETALGSDYSESNVANATQNAIDPGDLLSDRFASAEYRAHLAGVFAQRAITQATA, encoded by the coding sequence ATGTACACCACCGACTTCGACTACCACCGCGCCACCAGCGTCCAGAACGCCCTGGAACTCCTGGCCGCCAACGACGGCGCCAAACTCCTCGCGGGCGGACACTCGCTCGTGCCGTCCATGAAGCTGCGTCTGGCCAGCCCCACCGCCCTCATCGACATCTCGCAGGTCGAGGAGATGCAGGGCATCCGGCAGGAAGGCGACAGGATCATCATCGGGGCAGGCACCACGCACGCCCAGATCCTGCGTTCGGACCTGCTGAAGGAACTCTGCCCGATCCTCCCGGACGCCGCCGACTGGATCGGCGACCCGATGGTCCGCAACTGCGGCACCATCGGCGGGGCGCTCGCGCACGCCGACCCGGCCGCCGACTACCCCGCCAGCATCCTCGCGCTGGAAGCGGACCTGAAACTCGTCAGCCGTGACGGCGAGCGCGTCGTGAACGCCCGCGACTTCTTCCACGGCATGTTCGAGACGGCCGCCCGGGAAGGCGAGATCCTCACCGAAATCCACGTGCCGGTCCTGCAGGGCGCGAAGATGGCGTACGCGAAATTCCCTCACCCGGCCAGCCACTACGCCATCGTCGGCGTGGCTGCCGTCCTCACCGACAGCGGCGCCCGCCTCGCCCTGACCGGCGCGGGCGCCAAGGCCGTGCGCCTCCCGCGTGTCGAGACGGCCCTCGGCAGCGACTACAGCGAGAGCAACGTCGCGAACGCCACGCAGAACGCCATCGATCCCGGCGATCTCCTCAGCGACCGCTTCGCGAGCGCCGAGTACCGCGCGCACCTCGCGGGCGTGTTCGCGCAGCGCGCCATCACCCAGGCGACCGCCTGA
- a CDS encoding acyltransferase family protein, which produces MPASPPPPTSSTASVASGRLAWVDVCRGLTVLLVVVHHVSGANLDRAPEGSALHVALLVVNRVTQFVVPTFLFLSALVFARSSSVFSWRRYLGSRARQLLWPYVLWTALYLTFKVVTGAGPGPGERLAAFWDPGLLHGKGYFHLYYLLLALQVTLLLPLLRRLNRLPWPLWAVLAGAAAVQSGVYALNLRVWHLESVGSLALWYVLPLVAGTALGARPERFTDLWARRGGQLTVACAVALAVYLPLGAAQALGRPLNVLAYTAGNWAYTLLAAVVMGGLSVRLARAGGALAGHVRPLLARLGQFSLQVYLLHPLLLWTFDRLASPGSALLQVPLVALYVVLGTGVPLAVARWMAGRPMSVWLFGR; this is translated from the coding sequence ATGCCTGCCTCCCCCCCTCCCCCCACCTCCTCCACTGCATCCGTCGCCTCCGGGCGACTTGCGTGGGTGGACGTGTGCCGTGGCCTGACGGTGCTGCTGGTGGTGGTGCATCACGTCAGCGGAGCGAACCTGGACCGCGCGCCCGAGGGCAGCGCGCTGCACGTGGCGCTGCTCGTCGTGAACCGCGTCACACAGTTCGTGGTGCCGACCTTCCTGTTCCTGAGTGCGCTGGTGTTCGCGCGCTCGTCGTCGGTGTTCTCGTGGCGGCGGTATCTCGGCAGCCGTGCCCGGCAGCTGCTGTGGCCGTACGTGCTGTGGACGGCCCTGTACCTGACGTTCAAGGTCGTGACGGGGGCCGGGCCGGGACCGGGGGAGCGGCTCGCGGCGTTCTGGGATCCGGGCCTGCTGCACGGCAAGGGGTACTTTCACCTGTATTACCTGCTGCTGGCCCTGCAGGTGACGCTGCTGCTGCCCCTCCTGCGGCGCCTGAACCGCTTGCCGTGGCCGCTCTGGGCCGTGCTGGCAGGCGCGGCGGCCGTGCAGTCCGGCGTGTACGCCCTGAACCTGCGCGTCTGGCATCTGGAGAGCGTCGGAAGTCTGGCCCTGTGGTACGTGCTGCCGCTCGTCGCGGGCACCGCGCTCGGCGCACGGCCGGAGCGGTTCACGGACCTGTGGGCACGCCGTGGCGGTCAGCTGACCGTGGCGTGCGCCGTGGCCCTGGCGGTGTACCTGCCGCTGGGTGCCGCGCAGGCGCTCGGCAGGCCGCTGAACGTGCTCGCGTACACGGCCGGGAACTGGGCGTACACCCTGCTGGCCGCCGTGGTCATGGGCGGCCTGAGCGTGCGGCTGGCCCGGGCGGGCGGGGCGCTGGCCGGGCACGTCCGTCCGCTGCTGGCGCGACTGGGGCAGTTCAGTCTGCAGGTGTACCTGCTGCACCCGCTGCTGCTGTGGACCTTCGACCGGCTGGCGTCGCCGGGGTCGGCGCTGCTGCAGGTGCCGCTGGTCGCGCTGTACGTCGTGCTGGGGACGGGGGTCCCGCTTGCCGTGGCGCGGTGGATGGCGGGGCGGCCCATGTCGGTGTGGCTGTTCGGCCGCTGA
- the mutY gene encoding A/G-specific adenine glycosylase, producing the protein MDVAALRASLLGWFAAQGRADLPWRVTREDGQRDPYRVWVAEVLLQQTQVVRGRVYFERFLTAFPTVQALALAPQEAVLKAWEGCGYYARARNLHRAAQVMAREGVPVTYDGWLALPGVGPYTAAAVSSLAFGEGRAVMDGNVRRVLSRLYAVEVPTDAWVQGTADALLDPARPGEWNEAVMDLGATVCVPKRPLCGACPLRAQCAALASGEPARYPAPKVRAAAREVRAVAVLAGTPGTPYLEERHGTLLGGLWGLPLEDCGDGTEGDALARLAGRLQVRPAERLGVVTHTMTHRHLTVTLYRADGALPGTPADARPLSRLDRKLLALAADLGVQRPLF; encoded by the coding sequence ATGGATGTCGCTGCGCTGCGTGCGTCGCTGCTCGGGTGGTTCGCCGCCCAGGGCCGCGCGGACCTGCCGTGGCGCGTGACGCGCGAGGACGGGCAGCGCGACCCGTACCGGGTGTGGGTGGCGGAGGTGCTGCTGCAGCAGACGCAGGTGGTGCGCGGCCGCGTGTACTTCGAGCGCTTCCTGACGGCCTTCCCGACCGTGCAGGCGCTCGCGCTGGCGCCGCAGGAGGCGGTCCTGAAGGCCTGGGAGGGCTGCGGGTACTACGCCCGCGCCCGCAACCTGCACCGGGCCGCGCAGGTCATGGCGCGGGAAGGCGTGCCCGTCACGTATGACGGCTGGCTGGCCCTGCCGGGCGTCGGGCCGTACACGGCGGCGGCCGTGTCGTCCCTGGCGTTCGGGGAGGGGCGGGCCGTGATGGACGGCAACGTGCGCCGCGTGCTGAGCCGCCTGTACGCCGTGGAGGTCCCCACGGACGCGTGGGTGCAGGGCACGGCGGACGCCCTGCTCGACCCGGCCCGGCCCGGCGAGTGGAACGAGGCCGTCATGGATCTCGGCGCGACCGTCTGCGTCCCGAAACGCCCGCTGTGCGGTGCGTGCCCGCTGCGGGCGCAGTGCGCGGCCCTGGCGTCCGGCGAGCCTGCCCGTTACCCCGCCCCGAAGGTCCGGGCGGCGGCGCGCGAGGTGCGGGCCGTCGCGGTCCTGGCGGGCACGCCCGGCACGCCGTACCTGGAGGAGCGTCACGGGACGCTGCTGGGCGGCCTGTGGGGCCTGCCGCTGGAGGACTGCGGGGACGGCACGGAAGGCGACGCGCTCGCGCGGCTCGCCGGACGACTGCAGGTGCGGCCCGCCGAGCGGCTGGGCGTGGTGACGCACACCATGACGCACCGGCACCTGACCGTCACCCTGTACCGCGCGGACGGCGCACTGCCCGGCACGCCTGCCGACGCGCGGCCCCTGTCGCGCCTCGACCGGAAACTGCTGGCGCTCGCGGCGGACCTGGGTGTGCAGCGCCCGCTGTTCTGA
- a CDS encoding isoprenyl transferase — protein sequence MTGRPTLASSLRAIYSLRAAVTKPVYWWYERRLRRKVREGGKLPQHLGLILDGNRRFAKAAGVQREIGYEFGIDKAHEVLQWCLELGIPAVTIWVLSTDNVARDPEEVAHLMKLFDREARNLAQDPRIHGNRVRVRAIGQHHGFPAHVLDALKQLEAATASYDGMLLNIAVGYGGREEIVDAVKVYLEHQQEAGATLQQAAAALRPDDISARTYTAGTPEVDFIIRTSGEIRMSGFMLWQSVYSEFYFCDVYWPGFRWVDFLRALRDFQGRKRRFGK from the coding sequence ATGACCGGCCGCCCGACCCTCGCTTCCAGTCTCCGGGCCATCTACTCGCTGCGTGCCGCCGTCACCAAACCCGTGTACTGGTGGTACGAGCGCCGCCTGCGCCGCAAGGTCCGCGAGGGCGGCAAGCTCCCGCAGCACCTGGGCCTCATCCTGGACGGCAACCGCCGGTTCGCGAAGGCGGCGGGCGTGCAGCGCGAGATCGGGTACGAGTTCGGGATCGACAAGGCGCACGAGGTGCTGCAGTGGTGCCTGGAGCTCGGCATTCCCGCCGTGACGATCTGGGTGCTGAGCACCGACAACGTCGCCCGCGACCCGGAAGAGGTCGCGCACCTCATGAAGCTCTTCGACCGTGAGGCCCGCAACCTCGCGCAGGACCCCCGTATTCACGGGAACCGGGTGCGGGTGCGCGCCATCGGACAGCACCACGGCTTCCCGGCGCACGTGCTGGACGCCCTGAAGCAGCTGGAGGCCGCGACCGCCAGTTACGACGGCATGCTGCTGAACATCGCGGTCGGGTACGGGGGCCGCGAGGAGATCGTGGACGCCGTCAAGGTGTACCTGGAGCACCAGCAGGAGGCGGGCGCGACGCTGCAGCAGGCGGCCGCCGCACTCCGCCCGGACGACATCAGCGCCCGCACGTACACGGCGGGCACGCCGGAGGTGGACTTCATCATCCGGACGAGCGGCGAGATCCGCATGAGCGGCTTCATGCTGTGGCAGAGCGTGTACTCGGAATTCTACTTCTGTGACGTGTACTGGCCGGGCTTCCGCTGGGTGGATTTCCTGCGGGCCCTGCGGGACTTCCAGGGCCGCAAGCGCCGCTTCGGGAAGTGA